From a single Pelodiscus sinensis isolate JC-2024 chromosome 4, ASM4963464v1, whole genome shotgun sequence genomic region:
- the C4H11orf58 gene encoding small acidic protein isoform X2, whose translation MSSARETQPRRGMKRAASPDGSSSWEAVDLGNEERKQKFLRLMGAGKKEHTGRLVIGDHRSTSHFRTGEEDKKMNEDLESQFQQSMDSTMSGRNRRHCGLGFSELEEAEGQDDVNRDSPEPESPEDSESDSESEQEESAEEVQSAEKDSEADDPESKKDVKSNYKMMFVKSSGS comes from the exons ATGAGCTCGGCCAGGGAGACGCAGCCGCGCCGCGGCATGAAGCGAGCGGCCTCCCCTGAT GGGTCTAGCAGCTGGGAAGCAGTAGACTTAGGTAATGAAGAAAGAAAGCAAAAGTTCTTGAGACTTATGGGAGCAGGAAAG aaagaaCACACTGGCCGCCTTGTTATCGGAGACCACAGATCAACTTCTCATTTCAGAACAG GGGAAGAAGACAAGAAAATGAATGAAGACCTAGAGTCTCAGTTCCAGCAAAGCATGGACAGCACAATGTCTGGAAGAAATCGACGACACTGTGGACTTGGTTTCAGTGAG CTGGAGGAAGCTGAAGGACAAGATGATGTGAACAGAGATTCTCCTGAACCTGAAAGTCCAGAGGACTCTGAAAGTGACTCTGAGTCAGAGCAAGAGGAATCTGCTGAAGAAGTGCAATCTGCTGAAAAAGACAGTGAAGCTGATGATCCAGAAagcaagaaagatgtgaaaagcAATTATAAAATGATGTTTGTTAAATCCAGTGGCTCATAA
- the C4H11orf58 gene encoding small acidic protein isoform X1, protein MSSARETQPRRGMKRAASPDQGSSSWEAVDLGNEERKQKFLRLMGAGKKEHTGRLVIGDHRSTSHFRTGEEDKKMNEDLESQFQQSMDSTMSGRNRRHCGLGFSELEEAEGQDDVNRDSPEPESPEDSESDSESEQEESAEEVQSAEKDSEADDPESKKDVKSNYKMMFVKSSGS, encoded by the exons ATGAGCTCGGCCAGGGAGACGCAGCCGCGCCGCGGCATGAAGCGAGCGGCCTCCCCTGAT CAGGGGTCTAGCAGCTGGGAAGCAGTAGACTTAGGTAATGAAGAAAGAAAGCAAAAGTTCTTGAGACTTATGGGAGCAGGAAAG aaagaaCACACTGGCCGCCTTGTTATCGGAGACCACAGATCAACTTCTCATTTCAGAACAG GGGAAGAAGACAAGAAAATGAATGAAGACCTAGAGTCTCAGTTCCAGCAAAGCATGGACAGCACAATGTCTGGAAGAAATCGACGACACTGTGGACTTGGTTTCAGTGAG CTGGAGGAAGCTGAAGGACAAGATGATGTGAACAGAGATTCTCCTGAACCTGAAAGTCCAGAGGACTCTGAAAGTGACTCTGAGTCAGAGCAAGAGGAATCTGCTGAAGAAGTGCAATCTGCTGAAAAAGACAGTGAAGCTGATGATCCAGAAagcaagaaagatgtgaaaagcAATTATAAAATGATGTTTGTTAAATCCAGTGGCTCATAA